A genomic window from Lycium barbarum isolate Lr01 chromosome 4, ASM1917538v2, whole genome shotgun sequence includes:
- the LOC132635143 gene encoding E3 ubiquitin-protein ligase HOS1, with the protein MERRRFDELSHTLVNGGSGLRSSPNYTCHRVQGALKHLASIDPLELCDEAKVEHCRATRDLRSCGRHVQSVLNSCGHASLCEECSQRCDVCPICRIPLPKDGNRLRLRLYYECIEAGLISKRCDDRLQEKDSDKQLVADIQRLYALFDVALENNLVSLICHYVTDVCMDESAVSSDPIIAFLLDEVVVKDWCKRMFNNILTEIQVIYTLTMDALKENLSLFLKFSVKLGGISNVIDVLESSFKGSLSAKLHDLHHLQESILKTKQHMEIMIWCIRHEFLENVKSRHKNFASWRALVRERKSAAIRRAWPDSVNHSEEYDTQYRSTLFIEDALSNIEAAEQGDVDDHEEELALAYLQKDGGSLYSRSKIEGMAGCYPFESLRAAADILFLRGSSDLVVAKQAIFLYFMFDRQWTVPDEEWRHIIDDFAATFGVTRHSLLESFTFFLLDDEGVPALKEACQLLPEISSPTIHPKVAQVLLERENPDAALMVLRWSGQDGTQLNSLREAVTAVRVRVECGLLTEAFTYQRLVCAKIKEKKLRGEQFQGASAEVEDQCRSWDLWVETLITEICCLCIRRNLVDRMIELPWSADEEKHLHKCLLDFAAEDPSTAIGNLLVVFYLQRHRYVEAYQVDQKLRSMEENFISQNSVSEDVLARIRSINHWRTCLVDKGVELLPDILQQQVRTGKLPEVVVTCNDRVNISDRSDAEAQEPILTSLLANPPTNSTLVQRVNIVRPSVLDAPPVLGGSSNLSSFKVGHYSSPSSPAHFFNDAEGVLKPESILGRTLKFDEISTPASRHVDSPAPLMKLTRNSSREPSISRLRNSQTYRVSPEKSQNGFQNESYIFHQTAGNNVNSLSSNRGILKDSVEDSFMSYPGKRQLSDAADRPRMLPLNDSMDITWSLEEKGPSTVHLETNGGPRWRSDDTSEDEDHPSPRALRGVRRSRRIAARR; encoded by the exons ATGGAGAGAAGAAGATTCGACGAACTTTCTCACACTCTTGTTAACGGCGGTTCCGGTCTCCGTTCTTCTCCTAACTACACGTGTCACCGTGTCCAG GGAGCATTGAAGCACTTGGCGTCAATTGATCCATTGGAATTATGTGATGAAGCCAAAGTAGAGCACTGCCGGGCAACTAGAGATCTAAGAAGTTGTGGACGACATGTACAGAGTGTGTTGAATTCATGTGGTCATGCCTCTTTATGCGAGGAATGCAGTCAGAGATGTGATGTTTGCCCTATATGTAGGATCCCTTTACCAAAAGATGGCAATAGACTTAGACTACGCCTATACTACGAGTGCATAGAGGCGGGTCTCATCTCCAAGAGGTGTGATGACAGATTACAAGAAAAAGACAGTGATAAACAACTGGTTGCTGATATCCAGCGGCTTTATGCTTTGTTTGATGTGGCACTAGAAAACAATCTGGTTTCTCTAATATGCCACT ATGTGACAGATGTTTGTATGGATGAAAGTGCTGTGTCCAGTGATCCCATCATTGCTTTCTTGCTTGATGAAGTGGTGGTCAAAGATTGGTGCAAGAGGATGTTCAACAATATTTTAACCGAGATTCAAGTGATAT ATACTCTAACCATGGATGCACTGAAAGAGAACTTGAGTTTATTTCTCAAGTTCTCTGTGAAGTTAGGTGGCATCTCTAACGTTATTGATGTCTTGGAATCATCATTCAAGGGTTCTCTTTCTGCAAAACTTCATGATTTACACCACCTTCAAGAGAGCATCTTAAAGACAAAACAG CACATGGAGATAATGATTTGGTGTATAAGACATGAGTTCTTGGAGAACGTGAAGTCTCGTCATAAAAATTTTGCATCATGGCGAGCTCTGGTCCGTGAAAGGAAATCTGCTGCAATTAGACGTGCATGGCCCGATTCAGTAAATCATTCTGAGGAATACGACACACAATATCGTTCCACACTCTTTATTGAAGATGCTCTTTCGAATATTGAAGCAGCAGAGCAGGGAGACGTAGATGATCATGAGGAAGAATTAGCACTTGCCTATTTGCAGAAGGATGGAGGTTCTTTATATTCACGGTCAAAAATAGAGGGAATGGCTGGATGCTATCCATTTGAAAGTTTGCGAGCTGCAGCTGACATTCTCTTTTTACGAGGAAGTTCAGACTTGGTGGTTGCAAAACAAGCAATT TTCTTGTATTTTATGTTTGACCGGCAATGGACAGTACCTGATGAGGAGTGGAGACACATCATTGATGATTTTGCTGCCACTTTTGGTGTGACCAGGCACTCGCTATTGGAATCCTTCACATTTTTCCTTTTAGATGATGAAGGAGTTCCCGCGCTGAAG GAAGCCTGCCAACTTCTCCCAGAAATATCAAGCCCAACAATACACCCAAAGGTTGCTCAGGTTCTGTTGGAGCGGGAAAACCCTGATGCAGCTCTCATGGTTCTAAGGTGGTCTGGACAAGATGGCACACAGCTAAATTCACTTCGGGAGGCTGTGACTGCTGTTCGTGTGCGGGTAGAGTGTGGACTTTTGACTGAAGCATTCACATATCAAAGGCTGGTCTGTGCTAAGATCAAGGAAAAAAAGTTGAGGGGTGAACAATTTCAGGGTGCTTCTGCTGAAGTAGAGGACCAATGCAGGTCGTGGGATCTCTGGGTGGAGACTCTTATCACTGAAATTTGTTGTCTTTGTATTAGGAGGAACTTGGTTGACCGCATGATAGAACTGCCGTGGAGTGCCGATGAGGAGAAGCATCTTCATAAATGTCTCTTGGATTTTGCCGCCGAGGATCCTTCAACGGCCATAGGGAATCTTCTTGTAGTTTTCTACTTGCAG CGTCATAGATATGTCGAAGCATACCAAGTTGATCAAAAGCTTCGGAGCATGGAGGAAAACTTCATTTCTCAAAATTCTGTCAGCGAAGATGTCTTGGCGAGGATAAGATCAATAAATCATTGGAGGACTTGTTTGGTT gacaAGGGAGTGGAGCTGTTACCAGATATCTTACAGCAGCAAGTAAGGACAGGGAAGTTGCCTGAAGTGGTTGTTACTTGTAATGACAGAGTCAACATCTCTGATAGGTCCGATGCTGAAGCCCAAGAACCTATCTTGACCAGTTTATTGGCTAATCCTCCCACTAATTCTACTCTCGTTCAGCGAGTTAATATTGTTAGACCTTCTGTTCTTGACGCTCCACCTGTACTGGGGGGATCATCAAATCTGTCTAGCTTTAAAGTTGGGCATTATAGTTCTCCCAGTTCCCCAGCACATTTCTTTAATGATGCTGAAGGAGTGTTAAAACCTGAAAGCATCCTTGGTAGAACATTGAAATTTGATGAGATTTCGACCCCTGCAAGTCGCCATGTTGATTCTCCTGCTCCTTTGATGAAACTCACCAGGAATTCGTCAAGGGAACCTTCTATTAGCCGACTTCGCAATTCTCAGACATATAGAGTTTCACCCGAGAAGTCTCAGAATGGGTTTCAAAATGAATCTTATATTTTTCACCAAACTGCTGGCAACAATGTCAATTCTCTTAGTAGCAACAGAGGCATATTAAAAGATTCAGTTGAAGATTCATTCATGAGTTATCCCGGTAAACGTCAACTGTCAGATGCTGCTGATAGACCCCGGATGTTGCCTTTAAATGATTCAATGGATATAACCTGGAG CCTTGAAGAAAAGGGTCCTTCTACCGTGCATCTAGAAACTAACGGTGGACCAAGGTGGAGGTCTGATGACACCAGTGAAGACGAGGATCATCCCTCACCACGCGCTTTGAGAGGAGTCAGAAGAAGCAGGAGGATTGCCGCCAGGAGATGA
- the LOC132638170 gene encoding 2-oxoglutarate-Fe(II) type oxidoreductase hxnY-like isoform X2, translated as MEGALQLPIIDLSSTDQTLLTDLLRKACIENRFFYLINHGVEEDLIQRVFEGSRKFFALSLAEKMKMIRKNHRGYTPFYDEKLNLVDNPKGDPKESIYFGAPEDISPYSNLNQWPPEEVLPCWRSTMEEYYRVILNLGKRVLSLIALALNVNEDFFEKVGAFNPPGALLRPIHYPGEIDYSDDQHMHGCGAHTDYGMITILMTDGLPGLQVCRDKLQQPQIWEDVPQLNRGFIVNIGDMIERWTNCLFRSIYHRVTKPEQERYSVAMFFDPSPDCVVECLKSCCSESSPPTFPPVRVADYLKETYNLTYGYQCKFVLL; from the exons atGGAGGGAGCTTTGCAACTTCCGATAATTGATCTTAGCTCTACAGATCAGACCTTACTCACTGATTTACTCCGGAAG GCATGTATTGAGAATCGATTTTTTTACCTAATAAATCATGGGGTAGAAGAAGATTTAATTCAACGAGTTTTTGAAGGTAGCAGAAAGTTTTTTGCTCTATCACTTGCAGAGAAGATGAAAATGATTCGCAAGAATCATAGAGGTTACACACCCTTTTATGATGAGAAGCTTAATCTTGTTGACAATCCCAAAG GGGATCCAAAAGAAAGCATCTATTTTGGAGCACCTGAAGACATATCACCCTATAGTAATCTAAATCAGTGGCCTCCCgaag AAGTTCTGCCATGTTGGAGGTCTACAATGGAAGAATATTACAGAGTTATTCT GAATCTTGGTAAAAGAGTACTCTCTCTCATTGCTCTAGCTTTGAATGTGAATGAAGATTTCTTTGAAAAAGTTGGTGCATTCAATCCACCAGGTGCTCTTCTTCGCCCTATACATTATCCAG GTGAGATAGACTATTCTGATGATCAACATATGCATGGCTGTGGAGCTCATACAGATTATGGAATGATTACTATCTTAATGACTGATGGTCTCCCTGGACTTCAG GTTTGCAGGGATAAATTACAGCAACCACAGATTTGGGAAGATGTGCCTCAGCTGAATCG GGGTTTCATTGTTAACattggagatatgattgaaaGGTGGACAAATTGCTTGTTTAG GTCAATATATCACAGAGTGACAAAGCCAGAACAAGAACGTTATTCG GTGGCTATGTTTTTTGATCCAAGTCCAGATTGTGTTGTGGAATGCTTGAAGAGTTGCTGTAGTGAATCTTCTCCTCCTAC GTTTCCTCCAGTTCGCGTGGCAGACTACTTGAAAGAGACTTACAACCTCACATATGGCTACCAGTGTAAGTTTGTGCTGCTCTAG
- the LOC132637134 gene encoding secreted RxLR effector protein 161-like, which translates to MKDLGEAKKILGMEIHRKNGEVNLSQKKYIENVVQRFGMNKCKPVTLPLAQHFSLSSLMAPQLKEGVEYMSKVLYSSVVGSIMYAMICTRPDFSQAVSVVSQFMSNPGKTHWEAIKWILRYLKGSSNVGLTFCEMRSEGFSTLGYVDSDFAGDLDRRRSTTGYIFTLAGNVISWKATLQSIVALSTTEAEYMAAAAAVKEAIWLKGLVSELSRV; encoded by the coding sequence ATGAAAGATTTAGGTGAAGCTAAGAAAATACTTGGAATGGAGATTCACAGGAAGAACGGTGAGGTAAATCTCTCACAGAAAAAGTATATTGAAAACGTAGTTCAGAGGTTtggcatgaataaatgtaaacccGTTACTTTAccgttagcacaacatttcagtCTTTCTTCTTTGATGGCACCACAATTAAAGGAAGGGGTGGAGTATATGTCAAAAGTTCTTTATTCTAGTGTAGTTGGTAGCATTATGTATGCTATGATTTGCACTCGGCCTGATTTTTCTCAAGCAGTGAGTGTGGTAAGTCAATTCATGTCTAATCCAGGTAAGACGCATTGGGAAGCAATtaagtggatattgagatatcttaAAGGTTCTTCGAATGTTGGTCTAACTTTTTGTGAGATGAGAAGTGAAGGCTTCTCGACCCTGGGTTATGTGGAttctgattttgcaggtgatcttGATAGAAGGAGATCAACTACGGGCTATATCTTTACTCTTGCAGGTAATGTCATAAGTTGGAAGGCAACTCTTCAGTCTATAGTTGCTTTGTCCACAACAGAAGCTGAATATATGGCGGCAGCAGCAGCAGTAAAGGAGGCTATATGGTTGAAAGGTTTAGTGTCAGAATTGAGTAGGGTTTAA
- the LOC132638170 gene encoding 2-oxoglutarate-Fe(II) type oxidoreductase hxnY-like isoform X1, translating into MEGALQLPIIDLSSTDQTLLTDLLRKACIENRFFYLINHGVEEDLIQRVFEGSRKFFALSLAEKMKMIRKNHRGYTPFYDEKLNLVDNPKGDPKESIYFGAPEDISPYSNLNQWPPEEVLPCWRSTMEEYYRVILNLGKRVLSLIALALNVNEDFFEKVGAFNPPGALLRPIHYPVAGEIDYSDDQHMHGCGAHTDYGMITILMTDGLPGLQVCRDKLQQPQIWEDVPQLNRGFIVNIGDMIERWTNCLFRSIYHRVTKPEQERYSVAMFFDPSPDCVVECLKSCCSESSPPTFPPVRVADYLKETYNLTYGYQCKFVLL; encoded by the exons atGGAGGGAGCTTTGCAACTTCCGATAATTGATCTTAGCTCTACAGATCAGACCTTACTCACTGATTTACTCCGGAAG GCATGTATTGAGAATCGATTTTTTTACCTAATAAATCATGGGGTAGAAGAAGATTTAATTCAACGAGTTTTTGAAGGTAGCAGAAAGTTTTTTGCTCTATCACTTGCAGAGAAGATGAAAATGATTCGCAAGAATCATAGAGGTTACACACCCTTTTATGATGAGAAGCTTAATCTTGTTGACAATCCCAAAG GGGATCCAAAAGAAAGCATCTATTTTGGAGCACCTGAAGACATATCACCCTATAGTAATCTAAATCAGTGGCCTCCCgaag AAGTTCTGCCATGTTGGAGGTCTACAATGGAAGAATATTACAGAGTTATTCT GAATCTTGGTAAAAGAGTACTCTCTCTCATTGCTCTAGCTTTGAATGTGAATGAAGATTTCTTTGAAAAAGTTGGTGCATTCAATCCACCAGGTGCTCTTCTTCGCCCTATACATTATCCAG TTGCAGGTGAGATAGACTATTCTGATGATCAACATATGCATGGCTGTGGAGCTCATACAGATTATGGAATGATTACTATCTTAATGACTGATGGTCTCCCTGGACTTCAG GTTTGCAGGGATAAATTACAGCAACCACAGATTTGGGAAGATGTGCCTCAGCTGAATCG GGGTTTCATTGTTAACattggagatatgattgaaaGGTGGACAAATTGCTTGTTTAG GTCAATATATCACAGAGTGACAAAGCCAGAACAAGAACGTTATTCG GTGGCTATGTTTTTTGATCCAAGTCCAGATTGTGTTGTGGAATGCTTGAAGAGTTGCTGTAGTGAATCTTCTCCTCCTAC GTTTCCTCCAGTTCGCGTGGCAGACTACTTGAAAGAGACTTACAACCTCACATATGGCTACCAGTGTAAGTTTGTGCTGCTCTAG
- the LOC132638170 gene encoding 2-oxoglutarate-Fe(II) type oxidoreductase hxnY-like isoform X3 gives MEGALQLPIIDLSSTDQTLLTDLLRKACIENRFFYLINHGVEEDLIQRVFEGSRKFFALSLAEKMKMIRKNHRGYTPFYDEKLNLVDNPKGDPKESIYFGAPEDISPYSNLNQWPPEEVLPCWRSTMEEYYRVILNLGKRVLSLIALALNVNEDFFEKVGAFNPPGALLRPIHYPVAGEIDYSDDQHMHGCGAHTDYGMITILMTDGLPGLQVCRDKLQQPQIWEDVPQLNRGFIVNIGDMIERWTNCLFRSIYHRVTKPEQERYSVAMFFDPSPDCVVECLKSCCSESSPPTFPPVRVADYLKETYNLTYGYQ, from the exons atGGAGGGAGCTTTGCAACTTCCGATAATTGATCTTAGCTCTACAGATCAGACCTTACTCACTGATTTACTCCGGAAG GCATGTATTGAGAATCGATTTTTTTACCTAATAAATCATGGGGTAGAAGAAGATTTAATTCAACGAGTTTTTGAAGGTAGCAGAAAGTTTTTTGCTCTATCACTTGCAGAGAAGATGAAAATGATTCGCAAGAATCATAGAGGTTACACACCCTTTTATGATGAGAAGCTTAATCTTGTTGACAATCCCAAAG GGGATCCAAAAGAAAGCATCTATTTTGGAGCACCTGAAGACATATCACCCTATAGTAATCTAAATCAGTGGCCTCCCgaag AAGTTCTGCCATGTTGGAGGTCTACAATGGAAGAATATTACAGAGTTATTCT GAATCTTGGTAAAAGAGTACTCTCTCTCATTGCTCTAGCTTTGAATGTGAATGAAGATTTCTTTGAAAAAGTTGGTGCATTCAATCCACCAGGTGCTCTTCTTCGCCCTATACATTATCCAG TTGCAGGTGAGATAGACTATTCTGATGATCAACATATGCATGGCTGTGGAGCTCATACAGATTATGGAATGATTACTATCTTAATGACTGATGGTCTCCCTGGACTTCAG GTTTGCAGGGATAAATTACAGCAACCACAGATTTGGGAAGATGTGCCTCAGCTGAATCG GGGTTTCATTGTTAACattggagatatgattgaaaGGTGGACAAATTGCTTGTTTAG GTCAATATATCACAGAGTGACAAAGCCAGAACAAGAACGTTATTCG GTGGCTATGTTTTTTGATCCAAGTCCAGATTGTGTTGTGGAATGCTTGAAGAGTTGCTGTAGTGAATCTTCTCCTCCTAC GTTTCCTCCAGTTCGCGTGGCAGACTACTTGAAAGAGACTTACAACCTCACATATGGCTACCAGT AA
- the LOC132638170 gene encoding 2-oxoglutarate-Fe(II) type oxidoreductase hxnY-like isoform X4, whose translation MEGALQLPIIDLSSTDQTLLTDLLRKACIENRFFYLINHGVEEDLIQRVFEGSRKFFALSLAEKMKMIRKNHRGYTPFYDEKLNLVDNPKGDPKESIYFGAPEDISPYSNLNQWPPEEVLPCWRSTMEEYYRVILNLGKRVLSLIALALNVNEDFFEKVGAFNPPGALLRPIHYPVAGEIDYSDDQHMHGCGAHTDYGMITILMTDGLPGLQVCRDKLQQPQIWEDVPQLNRGFIVNIGDMIERWTNCLFRSIYHRVTKPEQERYSVSSSSRGRLLERDLQPHIWLPVNKLVNWQQKWHLRER comes from the exons atGGAGGGAGCTTTGCAACTTCCGATAATTGATCTTAGCTCTACAGATCAGACCTTACTCACTGATTTACTCCGGAAG GCATGTATTGAGAATCGATTTTTTTACCTAATAAATCATGGGGTAGAAGAAGATTTAATTCAACGAGTTTTTGAAGGTAGCAGAAAGTTTTTTGCTCTATCACTTGCAGAGAAGATGAAAATGATTCGCAAGAATCATAGAGGTTACACACCCTTTTATGATGAGAAGCTTAATCTTGTTGACAATCCCAAAG GGGATCCAAAAGAAAGCATCTATTTTGGAGCACCTGAAGACATATCACCCTATAGTAATCTAAATCAGTGGCCTCCCgaag AAGTTCTGCCATGTTGGAGGTCTACAATGGAAGAATATTACAGAGTTATTCT GAATCTTGGTAAAAGAGTACTCTCTCTCATTGCTCTAGCTTTGAATGTGAATGAAGATTTCTTTGAAAAAGTTGGTGCATTCAATCCACCAGGTGCTCTTCTTCGCCCTATACATTATCCAG TTGCAGGTGAGATAGACTATTCTGATGATCAACATATGCATGGCTGTGGAGCTCATACAGATTATGGAATGATTACTATCTTAATGACTGATGGTCTCCCTGGACTTCAG GTTTGCAGGGATAAATTACAGCAACCACAGATTTGGGAAGATGTGCCTCAGCTGAATCG GGGTTTCATTGTTAACattggagatatgattgaaaGGTGGACAAATTGCTTGTTTAG GTCAATATATCACAGAGTGACAAAGCCAGAACAAGAACGTTATTCG GTTTCCTCCAGTTCGCGTGGCAGACTACTTGAAAGAGACTTACAACCTCACATATGGCTACCAGT AAATAAGTTAGTGAATTGGCAACAAAAATGGCACCTGAGGGAGAGATAA